One window from the genome of Elaeis guineensis isolate ETL-2024a chromosome 5, EG11, whole genome shotgun sequence encodes:
- the LOC140857965 gene encoding LOW QUALITY PROTEIN: uncharacterized protein (The sequence of the model RefSeq protein was modified relative to this genomic sequence to represent the inferred CDS: inserted 1 base in 1 codon) — protein MASASNSSLSSTTHSHPDDRLDLGSILSIVSLVNHHIQCFLSDHAARKFLQLKCNSSLTISNHGCIEFSQHSVLSNLYWGTENIELAIQSNSQEERNFRLTKSEKMLQIPAFLEEDGCTAGIENRYIVCCSYFYLSLVRKLRGDEWQMTMYFLQSVLVFPRLVRKELAPGLWRRLFGSLVTIRATEEAADEAAKQQGRRYKDWLMYYQVVSYGESPPWKGCLMVDNCRREAENQQYTNFAGRKCFNSLEQVPTWASFQMAQMVYPPKEIIEVEKGKATTANSKECEDFSKAKNVNSLVTILDKSFHEENKESFDMRCLQEMLEESQSDSPVSFDSHVDFTEASDSEGKESPEKILSTDADISASNTGERNYLPGYSYPQCPESYAVDSPSYSMNVEVCKANASCLFSSRSHSSLNDLKFSMLDLRDVETCPFSYCSVEDGTPPGSSPPHDLKCFSSFSSKFKRKYHISEAVPQGSFARKKINFSNSEKDRSDESSSYRKDNHTELLERFEKAFSTLHFSEGXGKCEDDDLEVATIGEILNTKKKVKYSSVKQEILDQLLDIISTSKKEKVIRASVSMLLLLISEDKAVIEDIKKKDLHLNYLASALKRNVQEAAILIYLLNPSPTEIKGLELLPALVEVACNSNGQKGSLSLPITPTSASIAMIEVLVTAFDYVTNNMHLGAISSPKILSKLVNVAVNKNLEEGVALAAILVRCMRLSGNCKKFLSQVTPVDPFLYLLRRNERRAKFVALEYFHEILRMPRSSAIHLLHQIRQHGSINIMHTLMACIQQAELEYRLLAANLLVQLDMLV, from the exons ATGGCTTCTGCCTCCAATTCATCACTCTCTTCCACCACCCATTCCCATCCCGACGACAGACTAGATTTAGGCTCCATTCTGTCCATAGTATCCTTGGTTAATCACCACATTCAATGCTTCCTCTCCGACCATGCTGCTAGGAAGTTTCTCCAGCTCAAATGCAACTCAAGTCTTACCATATCCAACCATGGTTGCATTGAATTCTCCCAGCATTCAGTCCTTTCGAACCTCTACTGGGGAACGGAGAACATTGAGCTTGCAATCCAATCCAACAGCCAAGAAGAAAGGAATTTTCGGCTCACGAAATCCGAGAAGATGTTACAGATACCAGCATTCCTAGAAGAGGATGGTTGCACGGCTGGAATCGAGAACCGATACATAGTTTGTTGCTCCTACTTCTACCTCTCATTGGTTCGGAAGCTCAGAGGAGATGAGTGGCAGATGACCATGTACTTCCTCCAGTCAGTGTTAGTCTTCCCCCGGCTGGTTAGAAAAGAGCTTGCACCGGGCTTGTGGCGAAGACTTTTTGGATCTCTGGTGACAATTAGAGCCACCGAGGAAGCGGCAGATGAGGCGGCAAAGCAACAGGGGAGAAGGTACAAGGACTGGTTGATGTACTATCAGGTGGTTTCATATGGGGAGAGTCCTCCATGGAAGGGATGCTTGATGGTCGATAACTGCAGGAGGGAAGCAGAGAACCAACA GTACACAAATTTTGCCGGCAGGAAATGTTTTAACTCCCTTGAACAAGTACCTACCTGGGCAAGTTTTCAGATG GCTCAGATGGTATATCCACCAAAAGAAATAATAGAAGTAGAAAAAGGTAAAGCCACCACAGCCAATTCAAAGGAATGTGAAGATTTTAGTAAAGCCAAAAATGTAAACTCTCTTGTGACAATTTTGGATAAGAGTTTTCATGAAGAAAACAAGGAAAGCTTTGACATGAGATGCCTCCAAGAGATGCTAGAAGAGTCCCAGTCAGATTCACCAGTTTCCTTTGATTCACATGTTGATTTCACAGAAGCAAGTGACTCAGAG GGTAAAGAGAGTCCAGAAAAGATTCTGTCGACTGATGCAGATATCTCAGCATCCAATACTGGTGAAAG GAACTACCTACCTGGTTATTCATATCCTCAGTGTCCAGAGTCATATGCTGTTGATTCTCCAAGCTATTCAATGAATGTGGAAGTCTGCAAAGCAAATGCAAGTTGTCTGTTCTCTAGCAGATCACATAGTTCACTTAacgatttaaaattttcaatgttGGATCTGAGAGATGTGGAGACATGTCCATTTTCCTACTGTTCTGTAGAAGATGGGACACCTCCAGGAAGTTCACCACCACATGACTTAAAATGCTTTAGCAGTTTCTCATCCAAATTTAAAAGGAAATATCACATTTCTGAAGCGGTTCCTCAAGGAAGTTTTGCAAGGAAGAAAATAAACTTTTCCAACAGCGAGAAAGACCGGAGTGATGAAAGCTCAAGTTATAGGAAAGATAATCACACGGAACTGCTGGAAAGATTTGAAAAGGCATTTTCAACTCTACATTTCTCAGAAG CAGGAAAATGCGAAGATGATGATTTGGAAGTTGCAACTATAGGGGAAATACTCAACACTAAGAAGAAGGTTAAATATAGCTCAGTAAAGCAAGAAATCCTTGATCAATTACTGGACATCATTTCAACTTCTAAAAAGGAGAAAGTCATTAGGGCATCAGTATCTATGCTCTTACTTCTAATATCAGAAGACAAAGCAGTAATAGAAGACATTAAGAAAAAGGATTTACATCTGAATTATCTGGCCAGTGCGTTGAAGAGAAATGTGCAAGAGGCTGCTATTCTTATCTATTTGCTAAATCCATCACCCacagagataaaaggtctagagctTCTACCAGCACTAGTTGAGGTTGCTTGCAACTCAAATGGTCAGAAGGGATCTTTGTCGCTTCCTATAACACCAACATCAGCATCAATAGCCATGATTGAAGTATTAGTAACTGCCTTTGACTATGTAACAAATAACATGCACTTGGGAGCTATTAGTTCTCCTAAAATTCTCTCTAAGCTAGTAAATGTTGCAGTGAACAAGAATTTAGAAGAAGGTGTGGCTTTAGCAGCAATTCTTGTTAGGTGCATGCGTTTGAGTGGAAATTGCAAAAAGTTTTTGTCACAAGTCACTCCTGTGGATccatttctctatcttcttcgaAGAAATGAGAGACGTGCCAAATTTGTTGCACTTGAATATTTCCATGAGATTCTTCGCATGCCCAG GTCATCAGCCATTCATTTGCTCCATCAGATACGACAGCACGGAAGTATCAACATTATGCACACGTTAATGGCCTGTATCCAACAAGCTGAACTTGAATATCGACTATTGGCAGCAAATCTTCTGGTTCAATTGGACATGCTGGTATAG